The Humulus lupulus chromosome 7, drHumLupu1.1, whole genome shotgun sequence region ttttaaacccattcaagaaattcgtattcaaaaatttgagactaaacccaaagtctcgggtatcacaatagtattttcccacaatctgctaaaaatcttattctttaaaagtatcgctattaacccgtactttcaacaagtcggttaaatatatagaagattttatcTGGTATTagatccagaaaatactaattaaatcacttaattatttttcaagaaaattatctcttaattttccttttatttttcttaagcttTTACTCTCCAAAAACTAGTTTAaggaaatagcctaattttaacttaattaggaaaactgttaaaaatttcttatcttgactagttaattttctgaagtcaattaatcaagtttacttactagaaaaataaattacttaattattttctcaaaatatagggttttcaagtccctttcaatttattaacttattaataaattaaatcttttatttttagaaagaataaaaattctttaataaaaataattctcactaatctcaaagtggtattttaagtAAAAagtatgttttcaagacttaccaactTTTTATCTTGCAagaagcaaaattttactttttaccttaagttccaaaatcccatttttacactaagtgtgaaaacctcattttttttttttttacatttttaactacatactttgttaggtcataacatgaaatttacttactcaattgttaccaaaatttccccaTTTCAtgtttggtatgccatttaggtttttgtaaaatattaggtccaaatgagcattttttattggtgaaaatattttccaacaatgaggtaaaaatgaccttattttcaagtccttattttttttctaaattttggcacttaataactttcaaatcgttcaatattttgttaccaaattttacagtggaatactaggttatgccaagaatatgtccacaaatttttagaaaaaaactgggttcatttgaactatacagtggctgtccaaacttagtcccgaaattaagaatacgaaaaaatagttttttacctaaacttttttttttttggtgaataagAATCATTGTAGTGCTCAAAAACCATATCATGTACACTTTACAGGCTAGACTCTAATCTTCTAATATCCCCTATCCTGACTTTAGATATTCATGTATCTATCTTTACAATTTTAGAAACCACTCTCTATCACTACTTCTCGTTTTACTTGGCATTGTCATAGCCAATCTCAATTTGAGTTCTCTTTGAATAACCTCTACAATATGATTTACATGCCAAAGCTTATGTGTCCACAAAACATCATTACGTGCTCTCCATATATGATACACCAATACAGCAACAGAAGCTGTAAAAATTCTTTTTCTGACTTTACTCAGATGCTTCACTTTGGATATCCACTATAGTAACTGTTGGTAGTGTTCTGTTTAGGCTCGGCAACCAAGCCATTTCTTCATCCTCAAAAGACAAGTCTTGCTATAAGTACACTGAAAAAACAAGCGAGGAAGGTCTTCATTGTGATCACCACACAGCAGACACACTGTGTCCAAACCTGGTATAAATCTGCTGATATATGTTTTGGTACTCAACTTCTAAAGCATTACTAACCATAGAATGAATCTATGCTTCGGAATACTAAGTCTCTCCCAAACAAAATTCCTCCACTGTACATTAATATGTTGATCATATAGTATATCATGTCCGGATTAAATACTATATTTCATTGCTATAAAAGCTGCCTTATCCAATTTGACTTTAAAGAGATCTTTAATAGCAACAATTTTCTTCCAATACCAGCTGCAATTTTGTTGCACTGTATACTCCCACCAGTCCTCCTTTTTCAAATATATACTATGGATCCATTTAACCCACATGTTATCCTTTTTGGAAGCTATGGCCCATACATATTTACCAAATGATGTAAAGTTCCATTCTAAAATCTTCCTAAAGCCTAAACCTCCAGCTGCTTTTGGAAGGCATAAAGTGTTCCAAGCAACTAAACCTGGACCTGGAGACTCTGACAATCCCTTCCAAAGAAAGGCTCTACAAGTGGCCTCTATATCCCTCAATAACTTCTTCGGCAGAATCATTATTTGAGCCCAGTAAGAATGTATTGATAACAATACAGAATTAATCAATGTGACTCTACCCATATATGATATGTTCCTAGAGCTCCACTGCTTAATCCTGCATACCATTTTCTCAAGAATAACCCCACATTCAGCAGAAGAAACACGCTTTGAACATATTGGGATACCAAGGTACCAGAATGGAAGGGTACTACGAGTAAAGCCTGAAACAGACAACACCCTATCAATCTTAATCTCAGACATGCCACTACAATAAATTGCAGATTTAGTCTCATTTGGAATAAGTCTCGAAGTCCTCGAAAACAATTTGAGTCCCCTAAGCATCCAAAGAATATAAATGAAATCTCCATGATAGAATAATAATAGATCATCCGCAAAGCATAAGTGATTCAGCTTTAAAACAGAACACCTATCATGGAATTTGTAACCTAAGGATGAGCCAACTTTAAGAATAATTTTGGACAAATATTCCATGCCCAGTACAAATAGCAATGAAGACATTGGATCCCCTTGTCGCAATCCTCTCTTAGATGCAAAGAAACCATGCATTGAGCCATTGATCATCAATGAATACCTTGGTGTTCGAACACAAGTCATAATGAGCTGAATACATTTTAGAGGGAAATGAAAGGCAGTGAGCATCTCTTCAATAAAATCCCACTCAATGGTGTCATAAGCTTTTCTCAAATCCAACTCGATCATACAACATGGTTTGCAACTTTTCCTTCCATAATGTCGAACTACATCTTGACATATCATGATGTTGTATGCTATGTATCTTCTATGAACAAATCCCCCTTGATTTTCTGCTATTAAGCCAAGAAGCACTTGGCGAAGTCTTGAACAAATCATCTTAGACGTTGTTTTATAAATTACAGTACAACATGCAATGGGTCTGAAATCACAAACATTATCTGGGCAGATTGTCTTAGGAATGAGAGTAATAGTTGTGGCATTAATCTCTTTAAGCAATTTACCCGATTTGAGGAAGGATAGAACAGCTGCACTAACCTCCAAACCCACCAAATTCCAGTTATCTTGATAGAAGTAGCTACTATATCCATCTGGGCCAGGAGCTTTCATCCCTGAAATTGAAAACATAGCATTTTTAACCTCCTGAAATGAGAAGTCTGTTGTAAGAATCTGAATATGAGCTTCAGAAAGAACTGGGCCTAGGCTCATCATTGTCCGAGAGACTTGCTTCCATTGGTATCATAACTGTCCCCAACAATCGTTGATAATAACCTAAAAAAGCCTCTTTGATACCAGCTTGTGTATCGACCAAAATGCCATCCTCATTTTTTATGGAGAGAATCCTGTTCTGTATCCGCCTAGCCTTCAGAGATGCATGGAAAATATGAGTATTCTCATCTCCATTATACATCCAAATTGCTTTAGCTTTTTGTGCCAAAAACATCAAGTAAGCTTTATGGAGATGGAGGAAATTATCTCTAGCAACTTGTTCTTGATTAATAATGCAGCCATTAAGTGGATCTTGATGCAATTTTTCCTGAATCTCCCTCAGCAACATTTTTGTCTTAAATTCTGCCTGTTGTATATCAGAAAAACCTTCTATGTTAATGCCCAATAATACATGTTTCAACCTTTTCAATTTCGAAACCACTTGAAACATTTCAGTACTAATAACTGGAATATTCCAACTGGTTTGAATCTTGACTGCATAAGAGGGAGCTTCTTTCCACATCCGAAAGTATCTAAATGGCTTCTTCTCCATTGTAAACTCCAAAATAGAAGTGAACAAGGACTGGACTATGATCAAAGAGTTCTTCCAGAAGAAAAACAGCTTCTGAGTTTGGAAAATAATCTGTCCATTTTGAATTAACCAGAGCACGATCAATCTTTGAATAAACCTTCTCCTCTGCCTTCTGTTTATTGTTCCAAGTATAGAAACACCCTGAGAACTTTAAATCCTCTAAATGACAGAATGATAGACAATCTTGAAAGATGATAGAGAGTTTAGTAGTGACCTTTTTACTTATTCTTTCATGATGAAAAAGATTCTCATTAAAGTTCCCTATCACCATCCAAGGATCAACAATGGATAAAGCCAACTCCTGCATATCTTTCCACAACTATTCCCTAGATAATTCATCATTGAAACCATACACAAAGGTGATAAAAAAACTTCCTGCCCGATTCGGTACTTGCGCCAAACAATTTATCAATTTAGTAGTGTAGAACCTAATATCAAGAGAATACACTTTCGGATTCCAAGCTACTATTATTCTACCTATATCAATCCAAGGATTGTTATTAGTAAAACACCATCTAGAAAATAAACTAATATAAAGGGAGcccatatttttatttttcacttttgtcTTGAGAAGACTAACCAAACCAACATTCTTTGAAAGGATTAAGTGCTTAATCTCTCGATGCTCATGTTGGCTGTTAATCCCTCGTACATTCCAACAAAGTATCCTATCCATTGAGTATAGAGGGAACTCCCCCCTCTCTTCCAATGTTGGTCCTTTGAGTCAAGTCTGTAATAGAATCATCTGCCAGCATATGAAACTGATTTGTCACACTAGTTGTGTTTGCCACTGGTTCCTGTATCTTAATCCCCTTTGTCACTGTCTGAAAACCTTCTACATCTATATTTGCCTGACCTAAAATCGGCACTAATTCACTCTTTTTAGGAACCCATGCTTGTTTAGCTGGTTTACTCTTCCTACATAAATGAGACTCATGTCCTAAACCAGATCAGATCTTACAAGAAATGGGTTTCCATTCACACTCcacctgaagttccacttcctgATCAAATTCATTCATAAAGCATATTTGAGAAGGAAAATCCTGAGCCATGCTAACCTCAATAAGAATTCTGGGATAAGATAATCAGTCTCGATGTTTGGTTATGTTATCCACTTGGATCGGCTTCCCAATTTGGCCCACAATCTTAAAAAGTGATTGGTCTCCCCAATACTTGATGTCTAGACCTCCCAATAGAATCCAAGTCAGAACTGAAGAAATGTCTTCTTTAGAAAAATCATCTATGGGATTCCATGGCTTCATAATCAGAGGCTTCTTGCCAAAGAACAAGTAACCACCATCCAAAACACGGTCACAAAATTCCAGGGAAAGAAATCGAATAATGAAAATACTTGAAGAGAGGATTCCTGCCTTGTCCACCTGTTCTTTCCATAAATGTCGCACAAATCCATCTAGAACTCGAATTGGGGGGTTAGCTCCTAGAACGTAGCACACAATCGAAGGTTGCCAATAATTCACCTCCTCAGCGATATCTTCCAGTTCTATTTTAATCCTTGGTGTCTTCTCCTGGATCAGAGAAGAACCATTGTCAACCACATTCTTCCCACTATAACTGGCTCTATTCAAATAAGAAGAGTTAGATCGTAAAATCAGAGAAGTAACATTCTTACCCACATCCACATCCTGCATTGCTTGTTTTGAAGCAGATAACCAATCCTCAACATTCGTGCAAACTTCCGGACGTTGCTCTGATATTGATGCAACAACAACCCGTCTCACATTTTCCTATTGCTTATCCTCCAGCACTTCCAACTCTTGAACCCCTAAAATGGCATCCATCGATCGAGTTTTGATAACCCTATCAGTAGATGAAGGTCTAGCTTTCCTAATCCTGTTCTTCGATTTAGATTTCTGCCCATTTTTTGCTCCCTTTGCCATGGCGCCAACGAGAtcacctaaactttgaaatagcataactcactcatttctaaacattttttagtgtttcaaaagctaaattttatgtgctccatctcaaaaacatcacagtacaattaaagtttacaaaatcaatatacagtggatgcttgaccccttggaagtcacaactcaatacttgtatttttgttttagggttttcaacaaaacccttggggattttggttcctattttataaaatcaacacacaagcatcataaaaattataaagaaactaccatagccttattacatcaccaataagaaactttaagcattaaatatacaaaataatgcttaaaaaaataacaaccataaaaagtaaactttttacctcttgttgttcttgcttacctaatatttaaaatggggATTAAACTTTAATAATTTGGTCTACCAAAATAAATTCCCCatatggccggccaccctttattctttttatttcatatatatatatatatttaaatggttaataattatttcctaagaagaaaaatccaaattgactttctataacctttttcactcttattaagttttaaaacaaaacttaac contains the following coding sequences:
- the LOC133792473 gene encoding uncharacterized protein LOC133792473, with the protein product MQELALSIVDPWMVIGNFNENLFHHERISKKVTTKLSIIFQDCLSFCHLEDLKFSGCFYTWNNKQKAEEKVYSKIDRALVNSKWTDYFPNSEAVFLLEELFDHSPVLVHFYFGVYNGEEAI